The segment GTAGGGTTGTTGTAGCCTCTAAAGTGCCATCAAGTTTCAAGAGATACGCTCCATTCAGCCTCACCATCTGAGCCTTGAAGGAAACGTTGTAGACCCCTTCGACCTCTGTTGGTTCTACTCTGCCCTGTAGTAAAGCGAGGTAATGTTTGCCCTCTTCGTCACTGATTCTAATCTGTATGATCAAAAGACCGTGCTTGGTCTTGGTGTTGAAGACGCCTCTGCCAGATTCAACAGAATAGGTTTTATCGTCTATGGTAAGTTGCCCCTTGTTAATTAGTAGGGTGCCTTGGTTATGCCAGATCTGAAGGGTGCCTGATAAAGAGAGTGTTGCATCTGCTGTTGAGGCTTTAGACCATCTGCTTATGTTCTTCGCCTCACCAGCAGCAGTAATGGTGAAGTTGGCTTCGCTGAGCTCGGGTGGTTGGAAAATAGGTGGTAAGGGTATGGGTCTTCCAAAGCGCGCCTCTGGGTAACCTTTGCTAGTCTGCTTAAGTAAACCATAGTTAGTAGTGGTAGAGGTTGGTATGCTGTTCTTCACGGATACTGCTTCAGCCTGCATCTGCACTGCGAGCGAGCCGATTAGTAGTGCAGCTACCAGCGTGGTCACAGCAGCTATAGCCAGTTTTCCTGCGCGCATCGCACCACCGCCTTAACCTTATGCTTGGGCGGTAATTTAGGAATCCTATTACCAAAGGTGGAGAGTGGAATAGGAACGACCGTTTCGGGCAAGATTTATCGCCTACATAAGCAGCACCTAAGCGGGTTGCTTAGCGATCTGGACTCTAAGATGGAGGAAAGAGGCTTAGATGGTATCTTAGCGTTAGGCGACTCTACATCAAACAACCCTGAGCTACTCTACCTTGTAGGCTGCTCCCTACCAAGAGGAGGCTTTTACCTTAAGAGGAGGGGGCAAGACCCGATCTTAGTTGTAAGCGAAACAGACCTAGGCTCAGCCAGATCAAGTAGAGTTAAATATGTTAAGAGCTTTGGTGAAGTGGGCTACTATAGGCTGCTGGAGAAGGATGCGAAGCGCGCTTACATCAACCTCGTCAAACAACT is part of the Nitrososphaerota archaeon genome and harbors:
- a CDS encoding matrixin family metalloprotease; translation: MRAGKLAIAAVTTLVAALLIGSLAVQMQAEAVSVKNSIPTSTTTNYGLLKQTSKGYPEARFGRPIPLPPIFQPPELSEANFTITAAGEAKNISRWSKASTADATLSLSGTLQIWHNQGTLLINKGQLTIDDKTYSVESGRGVFNTKTKHGLLIIQIRISDEEGKHYLALLQGRVEPTEVEGVYNVSFKAQMVRLNGAYLLKLDGTLEATTTLRAYSIRTLGGTWDHTTITIKIEESPLAANYTNAVIEAIKTWNDTLKVFASQHSEYSYLSNIVLKLTNSDDADVKIRFTDEGMFRIGGETQTSFTEDKIFNNITVTVRVGPRYTEKIVYAVTLHELGHALGLGHTDIPEDLMYPVLTSWGLRSMGISTLDIYGVAQVFGWVPNNSVKGFEAPRIVTLPASIPYEVVKGG